A region from the Flavobacteriales bacterium genome encodes:
- a CDS encoding YeeE/YedE family protein: protein MAQAFQQAPTAQELADLKARELDAICVNESELKHPWWHNLKYAAWGILFGIVFVKAEIVSWFRIQEMFRFESFHMYGVIGTAVVVGLISVLLIKRTKAKTIYGEAIHIPNKEFNKGQIYGGLLFGLGWAITGACPGPLFAQMGAGFGVIIITFLSALAGTWVYGLLREKLPH from the coding sequence ATGGCACAAGCCTTCCAACAAGCACCTACTGCACAGGAACTGGCCGATCTGAAGGCCAGGGAACTGGATGCGATCTGCGTCAACGAAAGCGAACTGAAGCACCCCTGGTGGCACAACCTCAAGTATGCGGCTTGGGGCATCCTCTTCGGCATCGTCTTCGTGAAAGCCGAGATCGTCAGCTGGTTCCGCATCCAGGAGATGTTCCGCTTCGAGAGCTTCCACATGTACGGTGTCATCGGCACAGCCGTGGTGGTGGGCCTCATCAGCGTGTTGCTCATCAAGCGTACGAAAGCGAAGACGATCTACGGCGAAGCCATCCACATACCGAACAAGGAGTTCAATAAAGGGCAGATCTACGGTGGCTTGCTCTTCGGCCTTGGATGGGCCATCACCGGCGCATGTCCAGGCCCCCTGTTCGCGCAGATGGGTGCTGGCTTCGGTGTCATCATCATTACCTTCCTCAGCGCTCTGGCGGGCACATGGGTGTACGGACTGCTGCGCGAGAAACTCCCCCATTGA
- a CDS encoding YeeE/YedE family protein, with protein sequence MLEAIKQPWPWYMAGALIGLTVPYLLLVGNKTFGISSSLRHMCAACLPANIKFFKYDWKKEVWNLFFVGGIALGAFLAANFLSNPDPLVLAEPTAEYLASKGITDHSAMLPSEIFSWDQLFTLRGLIFFVIGGFMVGFGTRYAGGCTSGHAIMGLSSLQWPSLVATCCFMVGGIAMTWFILPYLLTL encoded by the coding sequence ATGCTGGAAGCGATCAAACAACCTTGGCCGTGGTATATGGCTGGTGCCCTCATCGGCCTCACAGTACCCTACTTATTGCTTGTCGGTAACAAGACTTTCGGGATCAGCAGCTCGCTGCGCCATATGTGCGCAGCCTGTTTGCCGGCCAACATCAAATTCTTCAAGTACGACTGGAAGAAGGAGGTGTGGAACCTGTTCTTCGTGGGTGGTATCGCCTTGGGGGCGTTCCTCGCCGCGAACTTCCTGAGCAACCCTGACCCCTTGGTGCTTGCCGAGCCAACCGCTGAATACCTCGCATCCAAGGGGATTACCGACCACTCTGCCATGCTTCCTTCGGAGATCTTCTCCTGGGATCAGCTCTTCACCCTGCGCGGACTCATCTTCTTCGTGATCGGCGGCTTCATGGTGGGCTTCGGTACACGCTACGCGGGCGGTTGCACGAGCGGACATGCGATCATGGGGCTCAGCAGCTTGCAATGGCCGAGCCTTGTCGCCACCTGTTGTTTCATGGTCGGTGGCATCGCGATGACCTGGTTCATTCTTCCCTACCTCCTTACTCTTTGA
- a CDS encoding MBL fold metallo-hydrolase, producing MKIEQIYTGCLAQGAYYIESNGEAAIIDPLRETSPYIERAKARNAKIKYVLETHFHADFVSGHLDLSKKTGAPIVYGPNANPSFDAHIAKDGEELKLGKVTIKVLHTPGHTMESTCYLLIDENGKPHSIYTGDTLFIGDVGRPDLAQKMGSLTQEDLAGFLYDSLHNKIMPLPDDVIVYPAHGAGSACGKNMSKETFDTLGNQKRNNYALKAATKEQFIKEVTDGLLPPPAYFPQNVALNKGVIPSVDTVKEKGLRALTPDQFELVAETEGALVLDTRNAEDFKDGFIPRSINIGIKGDFAPWVGAMIPDVKHPLLIVAEEDAEEEVVTRLARVGYDHVFGYLKGGVAAWKTSGKEVDTIERIDAEEFAKRFHAAKLRVVDVRKDGEYSAEHVDGAWHASLQFINQEMAAFSKDETNYVHCAGGYRSMIAASLLKSRGYHNLVEVRGGFNAIKNTDVKVTDYVCPSTLKK from the coding sequence ATGAAAATCGAACAGATCTACACCGGCTGCCTGGCACAAGGCGCGTACTACATCGAGAGCAACGGCGAAGCGGCCATCATCGATCCGCTGCGCGAGACCAGTCCGTACATCGAACGGGCGAAAGCGCGCAACGCCAAGATCAAGTATGTGCTGGAGACGCACTTCCATGCCGACTTCGTGAGCGGCCACCTGGACTTGAGCAAGAAGACCGGCGCACCCATCGTGTACGGCCCGAACGCCAACCCTTCGTTCGATGCGCACATCGCCAAGGACGGTGAGGAGCTGAAGCTGGGCAAGGTCACCATCAAGGTACTGCACACGCCCGGCCACACCATGGAGAGCACGTGCTACCTGCTCATCGATGAGAACGGTAAGCCGCACAGCATCTACACCGGCGACACGCTCTTCATCGGTGATGTGGGCCGCCCTGACCTGGCGCAGAAGATGGGTTCGTTGACGCAGGAGGACCTCGCCGGATTCCTCTACGACAGCCTGCACAACAAGATCATGCCCTTGCCCGATGACGTGATCGTGTACCCGGCGCACGGGGCTGGCAGCGCGTGCGGCAAGAACATGAGCAAGGAGACCTTCGACACACTGGGCAACCAGAAGCGGAACAACTACGCACTGAAAGCCGCGACGAAGGAGCAGTTCATCAAGGAGGTGACCGATGGCCTCTTGCCGCCACCTGCCTACTTCCCGCAGAACGTCGCGCTGAACAAAGGCGTTATCCCGAGCGTGGACACCGTGAAGGAGAAAGGCCTTCGCGCATTGACGCCGGACCAATTCGAGCTCGTTGCCGAGACCGAAGGCGCTCTCGTGCTGGACACCCGCAACGCCGAGGACTTCAAGGACGGCTTCATCCCGCGCAGCATCAACATCGGCATCAAGGGCGACTTCGCTCCTTGGGTCGGTGCGATGATCCCCGATGTGAAACACCCGCTGCTGATCGTGGCCGAGGAGGATGCTGAAGAAGAAGTGGTGACACGTCTTGCCCGCGTGGGCTATGACCATGTGTTCGGCTATCTGAAAGGAGGCGTTGCTGCATGGAAGACGAGCGGCAAGGAAGTGGACACCATCGAGCGCATCGATGCGGAAGAGTTCGCCAAGCGTTTCCACGCTGCCAAGCTGCGCGTAGTGGATGTCCGCAAGGACGGCGAATACAGCGCTGAGCATGTTGACGGTGCATGGCATGCTTCATTGCAATTCATCAACCAGGAGATGGCCGCCTTCAGCAAGGACGAGACGAACTACGTGCATTGCGCAGGTGGCTACCGCAGCATGATCGCAGCGAGCCTCCTGAAGTCCCGCGGCTACCACAACCTCGTCGAGGTGCGCGGCGGTTTCAACGCGATCAAGAACACGGATGTGAAGGTGACCGACTACGTGTGCCCTTCCACCCTCAAGAAATAA
- a CDS encoding sulfite exporter TauE/SafE family protein: MEILGYIGAILMGLSLGLIGGGGSILTVPILVYLFMVEPVLATAYSLFIVGLTSLVGSLSHMRMGNIHWRTAIVFGIPSILAVYATRAWVVPAIPDPIFSAGGVVLSKAVGILFLFAVIMVAAAYSMIRKPKVPLGPDERAEQAIAFNYPLILAEGVVVGMITGIVGAGGGFLIIPALVLLAKLPMKQAVGTSLIIIAAKSLIGFTGDLKGGGSIDWNFLLLFSAIAVVGIIAGSILSKRIPNEKLKPAFGWFVLLMGIYIIGRELSALS; this comes from the coding sequence ATGGAGATCCTCGGATACATCGGTGCCATCCTCATGGGTCTCTCGCTCGGCCTGATCGGTGGCGGCGGGAGCATCCTCACCGTGCCGATCCTGGTATACCTGTTCATGGTGGAGCCGGTTCTGGCCACGGCCTACTCACTCTTCATCGTCGGGTTGACGAGCTTGGTGGGCAGCCTGAGCCATATGCGCATGGGCAACATCCACTGGCGCACGGCGATCGTGTTCGGCATACCGAGCATTCTGGCGGTGTATGCAACGCGCGCCTGGGTGGTGCCTGCCATACCTGACCCGATCTTCAGTGCAGGTGGTGTGGTGCTCAGCAAGGCCGTGGGCATCCTCTTCCTGTTCGCCGTGATCATGGTGGCTGCAGCGTACAGCATGATCCGCAAACCCAAGGTTCCATTGGGACCGGACGAACGCGCGGAGCAGGCCATCGCCTTCAACTACCCGTTGATCCTTGCGGAGGGCGTCGTCGTGGGCATGATCACGGGCATTGTTGGTGCCGGTGGAGGATTCCTGATCATTCCGGCGCTGGTGCTGCTGGCGAAACTTCCGATGAAACAAGCGGTGGGCACCTCGCTCATCATCATCGCCGCAAAGTCCTTGATCGGTTTCACTGGCGATCTGAAGGGCGGCGGATCCATAGATTGGAACTTCCTGCTGCTCTTCTCGGCCATCGCCGTGGTGGGCATCATCGCTGGAAGCATCCTCAGCAAACGCATACCCAACGAAAAACTCAAACCCGCCTTCGGATGGTTCGTGCTCCTCATGGGCATCTACATCATCGGAAGGGAACTTTCAGCTCTGAGCTAG
- a CDS encoding helix-turn-helix transcriptional regulator gives MSVITLDERIGTEKLVKASELLKVAAHPQRLAILDLLGGKKRMCVSDLTEVLGIEQAILSQHLTLMRDKGLLGVEKEGKYSFYYLQQPGFLKIIKDLENCCEHL, from the coding sequence ATGTCCGTCATCACCCTCGACGAACGTATTGGAACTGAGAAACTGGTAAAGGCCAGTGAACTCCTGAAGGTTGCTGCCCATCCGCAGCGCCTGGCCATACTCGACCTGCTCGGCGGCAAGAAGCGCATGTGCGTAAGCGACCTGACGGAGGTGCTCGGCATCGAACAAGCCATCCTCAGCCAGCACCTCACCCTCATGCGCGACAAGGGCCTGCTGGGCGTGGAGAAAGAAGGCAAGTACAGCTTCTACTACCTGCAGCAACCCGGCTTCCTGAAGATCATCAAGGACCTGGAGAACTGCTGCGAGCACCTGTGA
- a CDS encoding ribonuclease D, giving the protein MAGAPLIVDEKELKALVADLRKEPAVALDTEASSFHRYKERVCLIQLSTRNRTWLVDPIAIHDLSAINALMTDKKVETVIHDADYDLRLLKRQSGIHAVRVWDTMVAAELVNEPNLGLAALLKKYVGVELDKKFQKADWSMRPLKPAMLEYAAKDTAHLLELRDHLAAQLKAKDREAWAAEEFAFLVDIPFNVEENDEPGFLRVKGAKLLKPAQLAILRELHAWREKLAERLDRAPFMVLGNETMLDLCKQPPASKKELGERKGVGDTNAQRNGDAILKAIERGRAVPKEDWPRVPKPLRYERDADFEDRVKRLRAAREEKMKEFDLPPGIICNNNMLAEIARKMPRTAEELKAVAGMRHYQVKHFGAALLAAL; this is encoded by the coding sequence ATGGCCGGGGCACCGCTCATTGTGGACGAGAAGGAGCTGAAGGCGCTGGTGGCCGACCTGCGCAAGGAGCCCGCCGTGGCCCTCGACACCGAGGCCAGCAGTTTCCACCGGTACAAAGAGCGCGTGTGCCTCATCCAGCTCAGCACGCGCAACCGCACGTGGCTCGTTGACCCCATCGCCATCCACGACCTCAGCGCCATCAACGCGCTGATGACGGACAAGAAAGTGGAGACCGTGATCCACGACGCCGACTACGACCTGCGCTTGCTCAAGCGGCAGAGCGGGATCCACGCGGTGCGCGTGTGGGACACCATGGTGGCCGCCGAGCTGGTGAACGAACCCAACCTGGGCCTGGCCGCGCTGCTGAAAAAGTACGTGGGCGTGGAACTCGACAAGAAGTTCCAGAAAGCCGATTGGAGCATGCGCCCACTGAAACCGGCGATGCTCGAGTATGCCGCGAAGGACACGGCGCACCTGCTGGAACTGCGTGATCACCTGGCCGCACAATTGAAAGCCAAGGACCGCGAGGCATGGGCCGCAGAGGAATTCGCCTTTTTGGTGGACATCCCATTCAATGTCGAGGAGAACGACGAGCCCGGCTTCCTGCGCGTGAAGGGCGCCAAACTGCTGAAGCCTGCGCAGTTGGCCATCCTGCGCGAACTGCACGCGTGGCGCGAGAAGCTGGCCGAGCGGCTGGACCGGGCTCCGTTCATGGTGCTGGGCAACGAAACCATGCTCGACCTGTGCAAACAGCCACCGGCCAGCAAGAAGGAACTCGGTGAACGCAAGGGCGTCGGCGACACCAACGCGCAACGCAATGGCGATGCCATCCTGAAAGCCATCGAGCGCGGCCGCGCCGTGCCCAAGGAAGATTGGCCCCGCGTACCAAAGCCCTTGCGCTATGAGCGCGATGCCGATTTCGAGGACCGGGTGAAACGCTTGCGCGCCGCGCGGGAGGAGAAAATGAAGGAGTTCGACCTGCCGCCAGGCATCATCTGCAACAACAACATGCTGGCGGAGATCGCGCGCAAAATGCCGCGCACAGCCGAGGAACTGAAAGCAGTGGCCGGCATGCGCCACTACCAAGTGAAGCACTTCGGGGCCGCCCTTCTCGCCGCCCTTTGA
- a CDS encoding DUF2752 domain-containing protein, translated as MRGWGTGLAALGGAVLLAYLYAFDPGKGGYPSCPFRFFTGWDCPGCGSQRSVHELLHGHFQTAWGHNAFLLLALPLAGLHWALLHWFGEQVPTQVRRLLWWGWVAAIAGWGVLRNFN; from the coding sequence ATGCGGGGCTGGGGAACAGGGCTGGCCGCCTTGGGCGGCGCTGTTCTGCTGGCCTACCTGTATGCTTTCGACCCCGGAAAGGGCGGCTATCCCAGCTGCCCTTTCCGCTTTTTCACCGGTTGGGATTGCCCCGGCTGCGGCAGCCAGCGCAGCGTGCACGAACTCCTGCACGGTCACTTCCAGACCGCCTGGGGGCACAACGCCTTCCTTCTTTTGGCACTTCCCCTGGCGGGGCTCCACTGGGCCCTGTTGCACTGGTTCGGCGAGCAGGTGCCCACCCAAGTCCGCAGGCTGCTTTGGTGGGGTTGGGTGGCGGCCATCGCGGGCTGGGGCGTGCTGCGCAACTTCAACTGA
- a CDS encoding mannose-1-phosphate guanylyltransferase, which translates to MISKHHYCVIMAGGIGSRFWPMSRSARPKQFLDVLGMGRTMLQQTYDRFLALCPPENILVVTNAGYKALVKEQLPAIRDEQILLEPARRNTAPCIAYANHRIAAQDPDALIVVASSDHLVLKEPEFHATVMNAFRQAAMGDNLVTLGIVPTRPDTGYGYLQWTDEPGTVHPSVKRLKTFREKPDHATAESFLKSGDFLWNSGIFIWSLKSISKAFAVHLPQMEAQFSAGTGTFGTPAEQAFIDGMYGQCENISIDYGVMEKARNVYTVQSDFGWSDLGTWGSLYTHLPKDAHGNAVVGPNVKLHDAKGNMIRTEDGRLIVLQGLENCIVVSTPDVLLVCRQHDEQQIKQFVTDAGKESGGKYV; encoded by the coding sequence ATGATCTCCAAGCACCACTACTGCGTCATCATGGCCGGCGGCATCGGCAGCCGTTTCTGGCCCATGAGCCGCAGTGCCCGCCCCAAGCAGTTCCTCGACGTCCTCGGCATGGGCCGCACCATGCTCCAGCAGACCTACGACCGTTTCCTGGCCCTCTGCCCGCCTGAGAACATCCTGGTGGTGACCAATGCAGGCTACAAAGCTTTGGTGAAGGAGCAGCTGCCCGCCATCCGCGACGAGCAGATCCTGCTGGAGCCCGCCCGCCGCAACACCGCGCCGTGCATTGCCTACGCCAACCACCGCATTGCCGCACAGGATCCCGATGCCCTCATTGTGGTGGCCAGCAGCGACCACTTGGTGCTGAAGGAACCCGAGTTCCACGCCACCGTTATGAACGCCTTCCGCCAAGCGGCCATGGGCGACAACCTGGTGACCCTGGGCATAGTACCCACGCGCCCCGACACGGGCTACGGCTACCTGCAATGGACCGATGAGCCCGGTACCGTGCACCCCAGCGTCAAGCGCTTGAAGACCTTCCGCGAGAAGCCCGACCACGCCACCGCCGAATCCTTCCTCAAGAGCGGCGACTTCCTCTGGAACAGCGGCATTTTCATCTGGAGCCTCAAGAGCATCAGCAAGGCCTTCGCAGTGCACCTGCCGCAGATGGAAGCACAGTTCAGCGCGGGCACCGGCACCTTCGGCACACCCGCCGAGCAGGCTTTCATCGATGGCATGTACGGGCAGTGTGAGAACATCAGCATCGACTACGGTGTGATGGAGAAAGCCCGCAACGTGTACACCGTGCAAAGCGACTTCGGCTGGAGCGACCTGGGCACTTGGGGCAGCCTTTACACCCACCTGCCCAAGGACGCGCACGGCAATGCCGTGGTAGGCCCCAACGTGAAACTGCACGATGCCAAGGGCAACATGATCCGCACCGAGGACGGACGGCTCATCGTGCTGCAAGGCCTCGAGAACTGCATTGTGGTGAGCACCCCCGATGTGCTCCTCGTGTGCCGCCAGCACGACGAACAGCAGATCAAGCAGTTCGTTACGGACGCCGGTAAGGAGAGCGGGGGGAAGTACGTGTAG
- a CDS encoding SprT-like domain-containing protein → MLAAVDAFDALRRRLPEAAVPVVEDWMRRYPVQVRVSRPRKSKLGDYRAAHRGQPHRISVNADLNKYSFLVTLVHEFAHYSAFLRTRRLTDPHGKVWKDEYARLMRPFMSREVFPADVLLALERHLTDAPASSCTDHHLLRILRRYDPEPVTFLEELPERTIFRHHGRLFVKGVRQRKRYMCRCLNDRRTYSFDPVAEVHVDQPVEALRAG, encoded by the coding sequence ATGCTCGCCGCTGTTGACGCCTTCGACGCCCTGCGCCGCCGACTGCCCGAGGCTGCGGTGCCCGTGGTGGAGGACTGGATGCGCCGCTATCCCGTGCAAGTGCGTGTGAGCCGGCCCCGCAAAAGCAAGCTCGGCGACTACCGCGCTGCGCACCGCGGTCAGCCGCACCGCATCAGCGTGAACGCCGACCTGAACAAGTACTCCTTCCTTGTTACCCTGGTGCACGAGTTCGCGCACTACAGCGCATTCCTGCGCACACGTCGCCTCACCGATCCGCACGGCAAGGTGTGGAAGGACGAATACGCCCGCCTCATGCGGCCCTTTATGAGCCGAGAGGTGTTCCCCGCCGATGTGCTGCTTGCACTTGAGCGCCACCTCACGGACGCCCCGGCCAGCAGTTGCACGGACCATCACCTGCTGCGGATCCTACGCCGCTACGACCCCGAGCCCGTGACCTTCCTGGAGGAGCTGCCGGAGCGGACCATCTTCCGCCACCACGGTCGCCTCTTCGTGAAGGGCGTTCGCCAGCGTAAGCGCTACATGTGCCGCTGCCTCAACGACCGCCGCACCTACAGCTTCGACCCCGTGGCCGAGGTGCACGTGGACCAGCCCGTGGAGGCGCTGCGGGCGGGGTAA
- a CDS encoding ABC transporter permease produces MGEVFGKPERFRIYLRRTLEEIDLLGVKSLGIVSVLSGFMGAVIALQTKSNITSPLIPDNLVGFATRQSTILEFSPTIIALILAGKVAGTIAAEIGTMRVKEQIDALDIMGVNSAGYLILPKVAAALLIFPFLIIISMFLSVFGGYLIVAATGIISTAAYDEGIRLDFDPFTVTYALIKTEVFAFIITTVGGYHGYITRGGTREVGISSTTGVVWSIVAIIISNFVLTKLLL; encoded by the coding sequence ATGGGCGAGGTGTTCGGCAAGCCGGAGCGTTTCCGCATTTACCTGCGCCGCACCCTGGAGGAGATCGATCTGCTGGGCGTGAAGAGCCTCGGCATTGTTTCCGTGCTGAGCGGGTTCATGGGGGCGGTCATCGCGCTGCAGACCAAGAGCAACATCACCAGCCCGCTCATTCCGGACAATCTGGTGGGATTCGCCACGCGACAGAGCACCATACTCGAGTTCAGTCCCACCATCATCGCGCTCATCCTGGCGGGAAAGGTGGCCGGCACCATTGCCGCCGAGATCGGCACCATGCGGGTGAAGGAGCAGATCGATGCTCTGGACATCATGGGTGTGAACAGTGCAGGTTACCTCATCCTGCCGAAAGTGGCGGCGGCGCTGCTCATCTTCCCGTTCCTCATCATCATCAGCATGTTCCTGAGCGTGTTCGGGGGCTATCTGATCGTTGCGGCCACGGGCATCATCAGCACGGCGGCTTATGACGAAGGCATCCGGCTGGATTTCGATCCGTTCACCGTCACATACGCGTTGATCAAAACGGAGGTCTTCGCGTTCATTATTACAACGGTTGGCGGCTATCACGGGTACATCACCCGGGGCGGCACGCGCGAGGTGGGCATCAGCAGCACCACCGGGGTGGTATGGAGCATCGTGGCCATCATCATCAGCAACTTCGTGCTCACCAAGCTCCTGCTCTGA
- a CDS encoding ATP-binding cassette domain-containing protein, protein MIEVKGVSKRFGTAQVLTDISAVFQKGLVNQVIGKSGSGKSVLAKCIVGLHVPEEGEVLYDGRSFHKLGKEDKRGVRQEIGMLFQGGALFDSLTVIENVMFPLRMFGTTDTKGMRDRAEHCLERVSIAPDKHKLFPSEISGGMQKRVGIARAIAMQPKYLLCDEPNSGLDPQTSIVIDQLIAELTLEYDITTIVITHDMNSVMETGDNIIFIHEGRKHWQGSREDLLHSDNPELNAFVYASGLMKQVKKAMGG, encoded by the coding sequence ATGATCGAGGTGAAGGGCGTGAGCAAAAGGTTCGGTACAGCGCAGGTGCTCACCGATATCAGTGCCGTGTTCCAGAAGGGGTTGGTGAACCAGGTGATCGGCAAGAGCGGCAGCGGCAAGAGCGTGCTGGCCAAGTGCATTGTTGGTTTGCACGTTCCCGAGGAAGGTGAAGTGCTGTACGACGGCCGCAGCTTCCACAAGCTCGGGAAGGAGGACAAACGTGGCGTGCGCCAGGAGATCGGCATGCTGTTCCAGGGTGGTGCGCTGTTCGATTCGCTCACCGTGATCGAGAACGTGATGTTCCCGCTGCGCATGTTCGGCACCACCGACACCAAGGGGATGCGCGATCGTGCCGAGCATTGCCTGGAGCGCGTGAGCATTGCACCGGACAAGCACAAGCTCTTTCCCAGTGAGATCAGCGGTGGCATGCAGAAACGCGTGGGTATCGCCAGGGCCATTGCCATGCAGCCCAAGTACCTGTTGTGCGATGAACCCAACAGCGGTCTGGATCCGCAGACCAGCATCGTCATCGATCAGCTCATCGCTGAGCTTACCTTGGAGTACGACATCACCACAATCGTAATCACGCACGACATGAACAGCGTGATGGAGACCGGCGACAACATCATCTTCATCCACGAAGGGCGCAAGCATTGGCAGGGCAGCCGCGAGGACCTGCTTCACAGCGACAACCCCGAACTGAACGCCTTCGTGTACGCCAGCGGACTAATGAAGCAGGTGAAGAAGGCGATGGGCGGGTAG
- a CDS encoding nucleotidyltransferase domain-containing protein — protein sequence MRLDDQALGQLRAYFAGQPVKQAYLFGSFARGVADERSDVDILVELDHSRPIGLHFVQMGFDLEALLARPVDLVTTKGLSPYVKPYVDRDKQLIYARS from the coding sequence ATGCGATTGGACGATCAGGCACTGGGGCAACTGCGTGCATACTTCGCCGGACAACCGGTGAAGCAGGCCTATTTGTTCGGGTCGTTCGCGCGTGGAGTAGCTGATGAACGAAGTGACGTGGATATCCTGGTGGAATTGGATCATAGCCGCCCGATCGGCTTGCACTTCGTGCAGATGGGCTTCGACCTGGAAGCCTTGCTCGCCCGTCCCGTGGACCTGGTGACCACCAAGGGCCTGAGTCCTTACGTGAAACCATACGTGGACCGCGACAAGCAGTTGATCTATGCGCGCAGCTGA
- a CDS encoding DUF86 domain-containing protein → MRAAEADRARILHMLDAIRQLEASPGSVSERELDADPMLRFGTVKLIEIIGEAANMLTKELRAAHPEVPWPLMIGMRHRLVHDYFRIDTAIVAEVVGMHITPLKSQLQSILADLPE, encoded by the coding sequence ATGCGCGCAGCTGAAGCGGACCGCGCCAGGATCCTGCACATGCTGGATGCGATCCGGCAACTGGAAGCAAGTCCTGGTAGTGTTTCTGAGCGTGAATTGGATGCTGACCCCATGCTCCGGTTCGGAACGGTGAAGCTGATCGAGATAATCGGCGAAGCGGCCAACATGCTCACCAAGGAATTGCGAGCTGCCCATCCAGAAGTACCATGGCCACTGATGATCGGCATGCGGCATCGGTTGGTGCACGACTATTTCCGCATCGATACGGCCATCGTTGCCGAGGTGGTGGGCATGCACATCACTCCGCTCAAGAGCCAGTTGCAGTCCATCCTTGCGGACCTCCCGGAGTGA